cacataatcttcaaaatccaagtttaatgaatggaaaaaaaactcaggaagacagaaaatgtcaaacactcactggcttcttcttcttttacttcttggTTCCCGTGAATGAACTGTCAAAGCCATCATTATTTACAggaaaaaagattaaacaaagcaactgatgaaaagaaacaaatatgtttcatagcacataaactcttcttgaacaatCAGGCAACAGATAGTATGTCTGCCGCGTGACTCAGCTGAGTCCTCGATGGCATCCTGAACgacaaatgtcttcttcttcttcttggttagatcaaagggtgcaagctaaggatgaccaaagaaaattaaaaccacacaatcatgatttatcaggcaaaataaaagaaccgatgatgaatttattaaagatggggagatgtagaaactaaagaagaaaaactgattcatgaaactcaaagagtcaatctgtgtttcttagatgagtcatgaaccgatgattaaaaattgaaagctCTAAACTTCCATTGAAGAGAACGCTTACAGGCCAAAGAGGTTTATTGAGCTTTTTTTAACGAATCTCATTTCAAAACGTgagttataaagtatttattaaatcattagataaaataaataagtgtgGGTCCCACAGAAAAAACGAAAGAAGCAAAtgtttccgaccttcataaatatatatttgttttagcGATCAATGTACAAAGAACCTTTTAGctcagtggtataaatgttatTGTTTAGATCTCAAAAACCCGGGTTCGAATCACagacttgacactttttcacattttttaaaagtaggaTCCACATATCGCTGATGTGTCGCATCAGGAGTGATGCAACTGCCCTATTATAATGTAGATTTCAATGGTACGCAAGTTAGTTGATAGATTATTCGTATGaatttaaaatctttttgcACATATGATGTAACTAGTGGTTGGTCCgcgtatattttttatatatttgtactCTATTTAAACgatttagttatatacttatataactATTCGTGAttgcttatttttatttttaattattcattccAGTTGTTTAATGTTAGGATGTTCAACTTTAATCTCgattaactatatttttatataattcgaCTACTGAGATATTTTTAGTGGGCTACGTTTTACATTATTTTGGTAGTGCAGATCTTTGatatgtttgttttatattaagttatacatttttatttatactcATATATTCAgtcattttgttttgtattgtcTCTTTTCTTTAGattgtgcatatatatatatatatatatgtgtagtTGTATGAATATTGAATTTAGGTTTGaaggtatttttatatttgttatatccagtaatattatgtttttttattttaaaataaaaataattttgattataaataaatgatttattgtgtttttttcattATGTATTGTCCCGTTTATATatcttaattaataataaaaatattgtcagattcatttttttatttgctttgaCGTACTTAGATGAACCATGAAAATAATATCTTTAGATTCTCGTAATTTTTATTCATATGGATTAGgggaatattttgaaattatatttctattatactatttattaattttggttATATTATGTGATTcactcatttatttatttaatttttatatttatatttttttaaattgattatatatcattttattgtttttacatTAAATTTCAATTTCTCTAAGTTTGAATTTGTTAAAGAAAACAGGAAAATTATCAATTAgattcatcttttttttaactGGTTTGAGTTTGATGAAACTGAAAAATCATTATTGTTaatagattttctttttttttatgaaaattttatttttattttttaatttatttattgttagattatattatgttttttatttattattaaaccggTGCAATATTTTATAATCAACCAGTCATaaatatcccgcaaacgcatCATTTTTCAAACGTTGTGTCAATCATACAAAACGCTTAATAACACTTGAAACCATGTGGAAGCATCGTAGCCtaatggttaaggtttaaaggttctacacccaggtctggggttTGAATCCCAGACTACGCAATTTATTGCAGAAtacaggaaatccaggtttcaagtcccggagagaGCGATTGATTACTGCAGACTACGGAAGAAAGGcttacaagggatcttcaacatggtgcaagtaaatccagtcaggcgtggatcttcataggacggctcaggtgatgcagttaggcgtagatcctcataaggcaggtagtattaTCGGTTGTcaaatcgtctatgtaatctttctcataattgtaatgccataataaatcagcgttaaaaaaaaggaCACTTGAAACCATAATTActcgcatccgcaaactcccgcaaccgcaaccgctgcgttagaacataaaatatgattttagcaaaaaactacataaaatatgagaataattcaatatagtaaaatatttaaattttattttcatttcataaaagaaatataaaacaatttaaattattaaaaattgatttttaaccaGTTACGAGTTAtgacatataataaaaatataacaagaaTAATATAAATAAGCATTTAAATTTCTTATGTGGATaatgaaaaaacaattaaatctaaaataaccaaaaggaaaatattaatatgtaattttaaaaagtcgctagtaaaataaattaatatttcttcatatcaactaattttggttttaaTCATCCTCATTCACTTCATTTTACGATATAACgaaatcttcatcaaatcttaaaatatcatttgtaattttaaaaagtcGCCTTTGGTTCAAATCGTTCATATACAAGTCTGATTCTAGCTAACATAAGCTATAACGATACCCCAAGTATGTACATGGCTTGCTAACGTAAACCATAAGAATGTGTAGCACATAATAAAAGTCGATATCTTTTAGATCGAGATATCAAGAAACACGTCTGTAATCACAACACCAATGAAGACTGTCTCTGTGttggtcttcttcttcctcttctttctcaTGAAAAAATCCAGGAGCAAGAACCTGACACACTGTGTCAGAATGTTCTCCTGTGGAAGCCTCGACTTCAGGTTCCCTTTCTTTAACACAACCATGCCGTCTCGGTGCGGTCTCTTCAAGCTTAATTGCACTGATCACCATATTTCAGAGATACAGCTTGTGGAAGAAGGGAAATGGTACAAAGTGACGAGCGTCTCTCAAGCCGAAACCATAACCATCACGGACCCAAGGCCTAGCCAAAGCTTGGAAACAGGATCCTGCAGTGACTTGTCAAGATTCTCTCTTCCAGATTCTCCATGGCTCAAAATGACCACTTTGTACAAATGCAACAACAGTAGGAGGAAGCATGGTTTCAGTTATGCAAATTGCAAAGGAGGAGGAAGCAGCTTGTATTACTCCGATTTGACAGATTATTCAGGGTGTTCAGTTATCAAGACTCCAGAAAGCTGGGTGATTTCAAGAAACAAGAACGGGTTTAATCTTAATGCTACTTTCTCTCTTCATATAAACCTGCCTCGAGGCTGCAGTAGCTGCCATAGACGAGGAGGACAATGTACGATGATCAAAGAAAAATTTCGCTGCCGTGGAGGAAGCAAAGGTATGCATAATGAACCATGAATGATGAATGAAACATATATGCAGATGACAATATAATTCAATTTCCCTCTTTTTTGTTGTAGAGGACTACCAAGATGTGAAGTTAAAGCTTGGATTAGGTAAACAAGAGAGATGTTCTGTTTTGCTGCTTTAGTTTCATCTAATTCTATGACATAAAGGCTGCTTTTAAAAAGTGGTTAAGTGAAACCGACCTACATGGAACTCTTGAATCTACCTCAGAGTCTCAACTGTCCAAGAATGCATGTTTgatttttgcttctttttttgtcattgCTAAATGTCTCTTATGACTTTTTGGTTAATAAGAATGcttgtttgatattttttattctgCAGAGTTATTTTCATGGAAATTAGAACTCATACTTAGTACCTTATGGTTCAATCCATGTGCAATACTCTTCtatacataaaatttaaatgttgaTTCTTCTTCGTTATTGCAGGACTATCAGCTGGTTTAACTGTTATTATCATTATACTGGTCCTGATAACAGTAAGAgtgaaaaaaacaagaaagagtGACTGGAATACCGAGAGCGTTGAAGCAGTGGTAATGCTGAAACGATATAGTTACGCAAGAGTTAAGAAGATGACTAACTCATTTGCACACGTTCTCGGGAAAGGAGGATTTGGAACAGTATACAAAGGCAAGTTACCAGATGGAGGCGTAGATATTGCAGTGAAGATCTTGAAGGAAGGAAAGGGAACCGGAGAAGAGTTCATCAACGAAGTAGCTAGCATGAGTAGAACATCTCATGTAAATATTGTCTCTCTGCTTGGGTTCTGTTATGAAAGGAACAAAAGAGCTATAGTATATGAGTTCATGCCTAATGGATCCCTTGACAAGTTTATCTCCGAGAATATGTCAACCAAGATAGAATGGGAAAGGCTATATGACATTGCGTTAGGTGTCTCTCGCGGCCTAGAGTATTTACACAACCATTGTGTATCGAGGATTGTGCATTTCGATATAAAGCCGCAAAACATACTCATGGACAAGGATCTTTGTCCCAAGATTTCAGATTTCGGTCTTGCTAAGctctgcaaaaataaagagagcgTCATGTCAATGCTAGACGCTAGAGGGACGGTAGGATACATTGCCCCTGAAGTGTTCTCGAATAATTTTGGAGGAGTTTCGCATAAGTCAGATGTGTATAGTTATGGTATGGTGATCCTTGAGATGATTGGAGCAAAGaatatagaaaattttggaTCCAACAATAGTTCAATGTACTTTCCAGATTGGATTTATAAGGATTTTGGGAGGGGAGAAGTCATGAGGATTTTTGGAGATCAGATaaccaaagaagaagagagaattgCCAAGAAAATGGTTTTGGTTGGTCTATGGTGTATTCAGACCAATCCATCTGACCGTCCACCGATGATCAAAGTCATTGAGATGTTAGAGGGGGATCTAGAGGCTCTCCAGATTCCATCTAAACCTCTCTTTTGTTAACCCACTGCAACGGTTCCTGAAACTCTAGAAGACAGTCATGGGATTTCAAGCTGCTCTAAACCAAGTAAGTTTGGAAGGCACGCCTACTCTCTCAGCTTTTGAAGAGACACTACGATTTTCAAAGAAATGGTTCAGTTACTTGTTGAAgagagtcaacatatgcaatgAGACTATGTTTCTTGATGCAAACAAGAAACTATGGAATATATAAATGTGAACTTAAGCTCTTCAAAACTAGGCTTGCGTGAGGTGAGTTTTGTTTCTGAGTATAGCTAAGATCTCAAgaaacttattttatatttcttgatAAACCAAGCTTGCATGAGGTGGGTTTTGCATCAAGTATATTATTTCCCATATTTTGTGGCAAACAAATTCTTATTTTTGAGTTCTCCTTTCCTTCTGCATAAGTTTTGAGCTTGAAGCTGCTGGAGTCTGTATGTGGTTTCCGAATGCAGAATCTCAACTTCTCTAGAAACTTAAGACACTCTATTGTTAGGACTGTGGAGATCCAGATTACATACCATTTTGACGATGTAGTTGCTTTAGCCCCACCCTTTAGATCAAATTTGATCCAAATAATAAACTTTATAAAGCGAGTCATTTAATGTAATTCTTTTCAAAACATGTGCAAGATCGTTGAAACCAATGAAAGAAAAAGTTATATTTGAACCAAACATGACTTTCAGGGTAACCGCCAGCCATGTCTCCAAAATCGAATGAAAAATTGGCATTATGTCTCCAAAATCTTTGAAGAAAATTACATAAGcataattctcaaaaaaaaaaatttaggctttcaactttgtaaaaaaaaaattagttcaaATCTTTAATAAATAGCCTATGTCCTCTTAAATTTCAGGGCGGCTCTGCCCCTAGCCGTGGAAAGATTGACTCTTGTTTAATTGACTCTTGTTTAATTGACTCTTGTCGATTGGTTTTGAGCCAATTGACTCTTGTTTAAATATGCGTAATTAATAAGAACATAAATGCAATTCaatcattttttaatatatgtgaaaaatttaaagtgatattttttttaaaaaagtagggagtattaaatattttaggcATTAGGTGTTGAGTTATTACCCGTTTAacacatttttataaaattaaatgggATTTCAAAAATCCAGTTAAAAACAGATCGATAAATATGTTTGCATAGCCATTAAATGATAGATTCAATTGGCTCAAAACCCATGAAGAACtgaaaaattaagaatatacCTAATACAGTAAAAGTATAGTGGTGACTGTGAATAAAGTGTATGCGAAATTACATTTAGAGCCCTCTGATATATTTTTCATGGATTGAGTTTGTAGGATATTAACTGTCACGTGAATTTTAAAGCTTTAAAGATATAAAAATTTGGTAAAGATTTCGAtttctaaaaataaacaaaaatttctatttttctctctccttctgttgtcttcttctccatcttcttcctctatttttttgtattttttatttttacagatATAGTTCCCGAGTGAAATTATGGTGACTTTTGTGTTCTTGTTTGTCTTTGAATAATTTTCATATGTAAATTTTTCAAAGAAATGGTTCAGTGTCCGGCTGTGGCAAGGTAAGTGGAAGAAGAACGGTGAACAAGACGACATTCCTGACCTGGCAGATTTCGGATTGCAAGTGATGATCGACGAAACAGAGAGCTACTAAAATGTGGATGGGATCGTAAGGAGACATTATTTTCTAGGAGACACGACAGGCAACGGATGCTGGTCCCCTTGGGTTACAAAATTCCATTGTCGATGATTGTGTGCACGGATGTCAGGCAACTTCTTTGCCGGTGTAGTGGTAGCAAAAATCGCCGGTGATTCGGCTAATTTTGCATTTGCATTGCTAACACATTATTCTACTTGTAATTATAATACAAAAGatagatattttaataattatccATATATGAAATATAATAGTAGCATATCAATATAAATTTAggtattttttaaacataatattagCTGCGACAAAACGaaacacaaaatatttaaaatggtgTTAACCGGATAAAACATACAGATGTCagctaaaaataatattagctGGCAGTAAGAAAGGTTAGACGTCTAAATGAATCAGTGTCACCAAAGCTTGTTTTGTGGACTGCTAATTTTATATTTGCATTGCTAACccattatttttcatgtattttaataAGCTTTTTAGACGGTGAAGTAATACCGGAGATGGATAATATTGGTATTGCCGtgtaatgtttaataaactagTCTGTAAACAAATTTAATGTTAGTGATAGTTATCTGGTATTCAAGTCTAAATTATTAACATTAAAGAGGaagtaacaaataaaacaattcTTGAATCAACACTAACTAACTGAGCCAAACAACAAACTACTAAATTGATTGAAGCATTTGTAGTTTTGTACAATCTCGCTGCATTGTTTGTTGACTAACCGTTATTGTATCTTAACACCAAGATTGTAAACCTTTATCAGCCAGAGCAATTTAATAAATGGAAACAATGATGTAAAACAATAAAAGTGAGTAAAAACAATAAAGTAATAAGAAGAAAGTAACATTCTCTTTCTTCACTCTCTCTTCGTACTCATCTTCATCAAACCTCTTAATCATCCTATCAAGAAAACAGAAGAGAGAGAATAAAGGATTCATCAATGActtaactttataataaaaagaatTAAGCTTTAGAAATAAAAGTTGACGAATTATACCAAGTCAACGATGTTGAATCTAGTCTTCTTCTATTCTTATCTTAGCTTCTTCTAACAGCCTGTAAATTTCACAAATAAAAGTGATTCAATCACCGGTCTGAAAAGGATGATGATTTTCGTTGGGCGATCGTCACCAAAGGCTTTACCTGCTGCTCTCCATTATTAAGATCACTGTGGCATGATTTCATAAGTTGTTTTAGTGGAGAAACAAAGGAAAAGGGATAAAGAAAGAATACAAAGATAGATAAAAATGAAGATTTTTGAAAAGATACCTGCAGTGAATAAAATCTTGGTAAATATCAAACTAAAAGATATGAGCGATATAAGCAAAGCGTGTATTATGATTTAATATCTAAAAGGGTAATAGGGTCAATAAAGTTTATGTACAGTCTGTAATAGTATAAATTGGTATTTAGCTAAATAGAGTAAAATTCTTTGGTAGGAGatgcaaatactctttaaacaatagtatttgagataaataaaattatttataagattaatacagtttacaattaataataaggtAAAAGTAAATCTAATAtgcattataattttaaaataaaaaatttttgtataacaaaaaaaatgttaaaatgacatttaaaaagaaaaacagaaagaGTATGAGACTTagattattatttaaacaatgTAAACGTTTAGAGAAAAGAAAGTAAAAGTCATTGTTAACTGTTTCTCTCTCGTTCGATATTCTGAGTGATCTCTGTAACTACCGTCTTTCATCGCACTTTCACCGGCCAGTGTAGACTCCGACGTTGGTCCTACTCTTCTTAGTATCTTGTGCATTGTTACTTCATTCCACAGCAAATAAATCATTGAATTATGATCATCATCAATGTCATGTTGGTTTTGTTGATGCTTCATATTCATTGCCTTCTTCCATATCTCTTTTTTTAAGAGAATGTCATTCCGACCACCAACTTCCACAGATTATTCAGAGAAGAATGTGTAGGCTTATTTCTTATGGAGAATTCTTCACATGGCTGTTGTTGGGTCATGTTTGAACCGGTTCGTTTCTTCTATTACCGAGTCATAATTGATTGTGATGATCATATCTTCAAATCAGAAGAGATGGTGCATGTTACAGTGTTCTTGTTCTGGTTTGGTGAAACATCCAAACTGTGTCTTTGGTCGATACTGTTCTCTCGTCGTTTCCTCTTCCTAGTGTTGACTGTAATAATATTCATGTGTATTAAAATTAGTTCCTGTTCGGAGAAAATGATAAGGACAAAGGATAGTGTGTTTTATGTGTGGTATCTCTTCCTCCAGAAGAGTTTATCTTCGGTGAGTGGACCTCCATTGATGAAGTCTACTACCACCTATGTTTGTAAGTGTCTTATATGGCACAGTGATTTCGTTCTAGAGCTTCAATGCTTATGGAAGAGAAGACCACCACGAAAACCGCCTTGGTACAGTTATATAAAAAAAGGGGAATCAAACCAAACTACTATCTACACCATCATATACATGGGTTTCATGTAAGATTATATGGTCAAGGTATCGATGTCACAAGGAAGGTTATACAGAATCTATTTTCATACCAAGAACACAAATACAAACTAATTGGTATTATGTCGACGTTTCAAAGCAGCATGTCCTAGATACAATGGGTTTTTTTCTATACGATTTGGAAAAAGAATAATATGCCAAAATAGCATACCAATCGTATTAGAGTGAGACAAGTTCTGCTGAAGAAAAATAACAGAGCGTATGTTTTGTTAGCATATAAGGCTTACTGCAAAAGAAAGCCACGTCAATCTTCACTTCTACAAATGATTCGTCTTCAGCATATGTGATATCTTCAtgatttgcattgttttaaccaTTCATTCTTGCATATTTTGATCATTTAGGATAAcatttagacatgtttaggttgcattgcaCTACATATGTCCTTTTCAGGTGATGGAGATGTCAAatggtgactttggagcatttagaGATGGGTTAGAGGCAAGATTGGTGATTTTCGAGCAACAGACAAGATGATCAAAGTGTCCCAGCGGTCATGTGAAGTTCCCATCGGCCTTCTGACCCCATCGAGAAGCCGCTGCAAGCACTCGAGAAGTGGAGACTAAGTGTAGGAGCGGCCTTGCGCAACGGTGTGCTGAAGCCGCTGGGAAAATACCCCACTCCCTGCCGCATATATACTTGTTGCAGCGGCCTAAAGACGAAGCAAGGAAGCCGCTGCGAGAGCTTCAGCGGCCTAGTGGAGCGGTTACGCCTAGCCGCTGCGAGTCCAAAGAGTCAACATTTCGGAGTTTGACCAGATATTTACCCATTTGTGTTTGGGTCAACCCAGGTTTGTTGGGTTGACCCAGGTTTGTTGGGTTGACCCGGTTCAATTTTAAGCTACTATAAATGTTTCTTAAACCTAATCTTAGaatcttatcttgttttctatctaatcaaaaagCCATTTTTAGGTGCTTGATCATTATCTTTTGTGATTGCTTGATTGCTTTGatcattaatcatgtttagacttagatcaactaatgatttagtgtctaccatgataatgagtgagtagtcatctttggattcatgggctaggATGATTTggatgattaagtgatgatctagaatgtTTAGAGTTAGATTAATATGTTTCTTGATTGAGTTATCTTAATGCTAATCTAGAGTTGGCCATTTTAGATTAGAAATCTAGAAATTTCATTGTCTGAAAGGTCTTCGATGAAAAGTCTGAGCCAACTCAACATGCTCGTAACTTACcataccaaagacatttgatgttaggGGAGTTTTGATAGTTGAATGATCTGTTCTAAATAATT
This region of Brassica napus cultivar Da-Ae chromosome C5, Da-Ae, whole genome shotgun sequence genomic DNA includes:
- the LOC106397811 gene encoding PR5-like receptor kinase, with protein sequence MKTVSVLVFFFLFFLMKKSRSKNLTHCVRMFSCGSLDFRFPFFNTTMPSRCGLFKLNCTDHHISEIQLVEEGKWYKVTSVSQAETITITDPRPSQSLETGSCSDLSRFSLPDSPWLKMTTLYKCNNSRRKHGFSYANCKGGGSSLYYSDLTDYSGCSVIKTPESWVISRNKNGFNLNATFSLHINLPRGCSSCHRRGGQCTMIKEKFRCRGGSKEDYQDVKLKLGLGLSAGLTVIIIILVLITVRVKKTRKSDWNTESVEAVVMLKRYSYARVKKMTNSFAHVLGKGGFGTVYKGKLPDGGVDIAVKILKEGKGTGEEFINEVASMSRTSHVNIVSLLGFCYERNKRAIVYEFMPNGSLDKFISENMSTKIEWERLYDIALGVSRGLEYLHNHCVSRIVHFDIKPQNILMDKDLCPKISDFGLAKLCKNKESVMSMLDARGTVGYIAPEVFSNNFGGVSHKSDVYSYGMVILEMIGAKNIENFGSNNSSMYFPDWIYKDFGRGEVMRIFGDQITKEEERIAKKMVLVGLWCIQTNPSDRPPMIKVIEMLEGDLEALQIPSKPLFC